The nucleotide sequence ttgaagaaaccagatggtttgttagcctgtatctgggatttagtagtctagtaaatatccaaaatatcttaactaatGATATTAGTGTCCTTTCTTTTTGAGCATGttttcaccatagactgtataaaatatggacatagtatccgtgacgtcacccatctgttcctaagagctgttttgaagcaaatcgacggcagcagccatattggtaatgtggaactcaacaaggcagagtgtgacgtagtgtgagtctcttagccaatggctgtgtgttcccgaccgggagtcacatcagtcatgtccttatttgggcaaaactcataatcttaatatcttcttaaccgtcatgttagaaaaaaattcgcccccgcacagtgtgtgccattagagagattagcgttgtagggccaagccgttttttgaaccaggctgtaaacatgtttattaatgctgcaaagatcgtctttttcccattcatttctttgtggtttccggtgtttctgcagccagcctcaagcggattttcaatgtattgcagtttatatcacttccgcattggcttcatcgtttgagaccggagtttgccgcttggttttcaCTCTATCAGCTGATAGGTTTATGTTTTCTTccgtgtcgctgtcgctcgtttcagctgtgtttatatTCCGCTcaaaacgtctttaagcccagcctacctctcaccctgcgacatcattggctgttccatgctgacttcttcttcttctgtttaatgtaggGAACTCGCGTTTAAGACACACAAGCTCCCTccatttccagtggttgggtGTGTATTTACAGGTTTAGATATATCAACGTTTTATCATACCTtcgttatatttatattgagaaaaataatatcacaacAATTATCGTTTATCGCCTCGCCTTAATTTTAGGTCAAATTACATATATGGAAGAGTTGAAAAGAagataaaatctttaaaatttcGACCTCATTTTTTTCCCTGAGATGTCTAAAAGTGATAAAATGGTGATTAAAGAAGTCACTAACTTTTCTGGACATTCAGCCAGTTGTTGCTTGATCACATTCCATCCCTTCATCAGGCCAAAGTGTGTCGTCTCAaggtccagctcctcctcctcctcctcctcctcctcctcctcctcctcctcctcctcctcctcctcacaaaCCTTCAGGGTCCTACAAACTGGATGTGAATGCATGGCTGAGCTTGATAGATATTTCCTTTGTGAGTATTTATAGATACAAAGATATATATTCATTGCTTTCAAAGCTTTGAGTGTGATCTGCAGATTGACTTATAGCCCCCAGAACAATAGTTTCATGAGAAACACCCCGTGACTCAGTGCGGGCCAACCCTGCTCAGAATCAAAGGAAAGAGGAAGTCCTGGAATAATTGGGTGGAGAAGCCTCGACACAGCATCCTCTCAGGGGGTCAGTGTGCTCCGGAGGAGAACGTGCAAGAGTCCCGCCCTTCAGCATCGAACTCGTCCAACCAGGAAATGAGGAAATGATATCACTGTCTGCGGCCTCTTTAGGAGTGCAGGGCCATTATGACgcatgcttgtgtgtgcttCCTGTCCTCGGGGGAAGAGCAGTGCACAATGGACCACCAGTTAGACCCCGAAAAAAATGTCGCTTACATCAGCGTACAAACAGTTTCTTTCATCAGGGGAAGATGCATCTCAGCGGCAGAGAgtaggagagagaaaaggaaaggagtGACAGGAGATTTTCTCCAGAATAGTTGACCTACTTGGCAGCTGGAATGTCTGAACTTGCAGACTATGAATGTGACTTTTAGCTAAATTACTCACTGTTCTTTGATTGTTGCAAagatttttattgtcatacttAATGATTTCTTGCTGTTTATttccactgtgtgtttgtgtgtgtgcatgtttaacCTCTCTTTTTCTTGGTTTTGCTTCTCTCTTCAACAGAAAGATGAAGTTTATCTGAATTTGGTTCTGGATTATGTACCTGAGACCGTCTACAGAGTGGCCAGACACTACAGCCGAGCCAAACAGACTCTGCCCATGGTTTATGTCAAGgtatgcaaatgtgtgtgtatatgtgtgtgtctctaacCCTTATCTTCAAGAATACCAGGTACAGACATTATATAATAAAGACCTTACTGAATATCTATTCAGCATCTTATCAGAGCATCAGTCCAGTGcattaattaatattattattattatttttttttttttggtaaaatCAATCTTTCTATAAATACTATAAATttgatataattaaaaaaaaatatagatCTTTTTTTGACAATATCCAAAGAGTCATTTATACCCGTTTTGTTGAATAAATGTAGTATATTAATTTCTTTCTTAGACTCTTAGAGAGCATTTTGGGCAGTGAGCTGGACAGAAAGCTGCTCATGaattgtatttcttttattAATAATGGAAGGTAAAAATGTGTAGTTTTATGACCTGTCCCTGAAAGCACCACACATTTTACacctcttgtttgtgttttaaactcaCATTTGTCCCACATCTTTAAATCCGCCCAGCTTCCACTGAGACATGCTGTCAGGCATTATTCATACAAAGGTCTGTTGTTCTAAAAAACTTCTCACTGATCCACTACTCTTGACTCAATTCTACTTCAAGCTaatttagattagattagatttttttcttacgtgaagaaaataaagatgcATGAAAGGGACACCTCAGATAAGCTTCCAAAAGCTTTTGGTAGGGGTCCcaacataaaacaaataataacaagTACACATATaccacaaaatacaacaaatgagacaacaacaacacaattgtCCCTAAACACTACATTAGTGCACATTAATTCAATGGCATGGAGTGTATAGTGCCATAAGGCATCTCTGGatccaaaaagaaaatgacagatCAGGAGCCTTCAAGCATAAAATCAGTTCAGGCCCGAGCACACATGGTGGCCGAAGCAAACAAGGACAACAGTTAATGACATTCCAGCTATCTACATACCAGCATCaggtgatttaaaaacacaggttaaattaaaaaaaaacgaaaagTAGAGAAAAGGGCAACAGTCTACCCTGATAGATGAGTACACAGTAATATCACTCATTGACACTGCGTTGAGGTGCAATGGCCTTGTGTTAACTTCaccttttaagatgtttttggTTTCATCAACTTTGTAAAGACAGTTTTTTCTTGCTCTATGTGAGAGGAAAATATTTTGCTCTTGAAAGACGAAtgtaatgaaatgcaaaaagtaACATCCCTTGGGTCTaatatgttttctgtttcacactttgaatgCTGTATGCGCAGATGACTTGTTACCTTTCCAGTTCTTCACTgactcaaacatttaaaaaatgtgaataatttGCAAAGTCTAAATACTTCAACGAGTGACATAGAACTGAGTTACCTTAAAAAGCAGGCATCAGAGTGAATATCATTTAGCAGAGGAGATGGAAGAGATGATCTGGCACATACTGGAACACTAAATTAACAGGAAGTAGTAGTCCTtttcaggaaacaggaaacaaagttaTATTGTTATGAACTCTGCTATGACCTACCAGGACTATACATGAAAATGGCATATTTACATATATGCTGCGGTGAAATTTGGATCAGTTTTCACTGTCcctataattaaataaatagataaatcaaataataaaaatatataatggaAAGCAACTGAATTATAGTAAGATGTTGCCAATTTTTTTTGACAAGTATGTAGGTTTAAAAGAGGTATATGATACAAAATGTAGAGTAATGCATTAACAGCCAAAGAACCAGTTTCATCTAAGTCACAACTTTCAGGATGAATCCAAGCAGAGCATCAAGTCTTATTTCTGCAGACAGGTCATTTGTTTGATCTCTTAAAAGCTCTGTTTACACCATTTCAGGGTTTAAAGAGGCTGAGTGAGACACTGTTGCTCAAACACAGCTGATTAATTGTTCTGTGCTTGAAGGGGATTAAATGAAAATCTTGAGTGGCTGTGTTCAACCCTGCAAAGAAAACTGAGCGCCTAACTGAGTGTGTCTGTCAGtaacttttgtgtgtttctgtgtgtagttGTACATGTACCAGCTGTTCAGGAGCCTGGCATACATCCATTCGTTCGGGATCTGTCATCGGGACATCAAGCCCCAGAATCTGCTGCTGGATCCGGAGACCGCTGTGCTCAAGCTCTGTGACTTTGGCAGGTGAGACGCAGGAGCCGTGTTCTGAAAAATTTCTGACAGCGGTGGTCTTGTTTTCACAGCATGGCGAGGAcagtttgtcattttgtttggGAGGGATGTTCGGGATGATGATCTTCTGCCAGCAGCTGGCTTGAAGAGCTAGCAGAGTAAAAAAGAAAGGGCACTAACCAGAGTCTGATCTCTAAATCACGGCTATGAACCAATTAGCAACTTTATTCTAACAACTacagaaccacaaccacaaAGGATCGAGTCTagtagtgtttttttaatttaataaaccttttttttttcttactttttcttcttcttctttggtcaAAATACGCCACAGTACTTTAATGACTGTCATGTGCTTCCTTTTTCCATGCAGTGCTAAGCAGCTGGTCCGTGGAGAACCTAATGTGTCGTACATCTGCTCTCGCTACTATCGAGCTCCTGAGCTCATCTTTGGTGCGACTGACTACACCTCCAGCATAGGTAGGCCGACTCCAGCTGTTACCAGTAAACTAAAAGGCAGCACATATACATTTTGCTTCTTATTCAACATTATGTATCCAATTGTAGACATGTGATCAGATGTTGTAAGTCATTTGATGCTAAAAAACCATGTGGTGATTTGCCTCTGTCTTTCAGACGTGTGGTCAGCTGGCTGCGTGCTGGCAGAGCTGTTGCTAGGACAGCCGATCTTCCCTGGTGACAGCGGCGTAGATCAGCTGGTTGAAATCATCAAGGTGATCACCAGGACTGGAAAAAGTCTTGACATACTCTTTACCTTAAATACAGAGATAGATAGAATTGGTAACActgcctcctctctgtcctgtctTCTCCAGGTTCTCGGCACCCCAACCCGAGAGCAGATCCGGGAGATGAACCCAAACTATACCGAGTTCAAGTTCCCCCAGATCAAGGCACATCCTTGGACTAAGGTGAGTCAACAGGTACAAGAGCCCTTTTACTTTTCTAAGACCTCACCACTCTCCATGCTTGCGTCTTTGTCATACTGCACCAGCATGCCACTCCAATCCCTCTCAACCCCATAACCTCCACTCAACAGAGCTGCATGAGGCCAAAACAGCTCCACGCCTGCTCTGAGCTCTCCAGACATCATGAAAAATGACTGAACATTACAAATATACTCCTTAAGTCgtttttgtttcagtttctAGTCTTTGGAGAAGTATTTCAACGGGAAAATGGCTGCTTTGCATTTCTGACATATTCAAAAAGCAAAGATAGCAGCTGTTTCATTTATAATTATCGTATTGGACGAGTATTTTTTGACGGTTTATAAGCCAAAAAGTattcatatctttaaaaatctcTTCAAAACCTACTGTGCCGTCAACAATCTTCAGCGTGCTTCTTCATTTCCTCACCATTTGTCGGTTTTCATCGCTCAACatgatcatttttaaacatttaagtgTCAGGCTAAACAGAGCTGAgtataatgtattttattaatatatCGATTTATTTCAGCCTGTCTTTAATAAACACCACATCAATGTGACTCTTCAAGCTCTGGTATCGGTTTGTTGACTTAAAACTGTCTAAAAAGAGGGAGAAGGATTATGCTCTCTTCCTAGCCTCCTCAGCTGCTCTGCCCTCTTATTGGATAACCAGGTCGTCGAATCAGCACGCAGCAGCAGGTCCTCCTTAACCCCTCTTGGGCGCCCTGCTGTGGTCTCTTTCTGCAACTGCGTTCAGTCACTGTGCAGCAATCAAAGACAGTCTATCCCTACTTATAAACTAATACACCCaatgtgaaatatttcatgaaatCCAGTGGAGACGAGTTAGAGAGCTCATActcatttatgtgtttgtttgtcaatTAACAAACTTAAATGATCTCCtgttatttgaaaaatcctgtGGTCATTGatgatttctgtgtttgtgactgGTGTTCAGGTGTTCCGGCCGCGCACGCCTCCGGAGGCCATCGCCCTGTGCTCTCGCCTGCTGGAGTACACACCGACGGCCCGCCTCACCCCTCTTGAGGCCTGCGCACACTCCTTCTTCGATGAGCTGCGTGACCCCAACGTCAAACTGCCCAACGGGAGGGAGAAGCCCTCGCTCTTCAATTTCACCACCCAGGGTatgcaaacacaaaatctgCAAAACTATTTGCTCCAAGACTGAAGCCTGCCTTGAAGTTTGAACACGATTTACTAACATATTTACTGCCCTTAAAGGAACAGTACATTCATTTGTCATGGCGTCTTTATCACAGAGATATTTCTCAGCCCCTCCTTGACTATCTTGACTGGACTTCTTCTTAATTCAATTCTAGGGACTGTACAGTTTAGTCTTGATGTCAGAATcatagtctgtataataaaCGGACAAAGTATCCCtggcatcacccatctgtttctaaagggctgttttgaagccaattgtcggcaggtgccatatttgaactgctgaagtcaacctaacttctgtcaaactagtgtgaggtaaagaggcggggtttgagcctcctaggcaacagctacagtgttcttgcctgtcaatcaagtccgctgtgcctctcataatggaaacttcattaattcaatattttcaaaactgccgtgttatgaaaaaattcaaccccgattgagaaatgagctattcagactaaataatttttttgtaccagactgtaaacgtgtttttttctgctgttaagatcagctgttttgaattggtgtgtatgtggtttctggtacttcaggagcaagcctcaagcagacacttgagaaactcTAGTTTCTAACACATCCACATTGGCTTTATTTCTCCCtgcaggaggttgctgcttggtcagaaTATGAGAGTGGGAAAGACTTGaaccaaaaaaaaccaaatgcATGCTGAACATGAGTTCCAGCgtcaaattaaaattaaatgtatcaaaaaCTCTTTCAAATGATACATTTAACAATGCAAAAGTCATCTCTTGTTACTGCATACACAATCAGTCACATAAGCACAACACTTCAGTAGTAATTACTCATACAAACTTTGTTACTAGGCATTATTATGTCTAAAAATGTCGCCCTGTctcttgttatttttataaCTGTATATCACCCCTGGACAGTTTCCAATGGAGGCTGACATGCAGTTTGATTTCAGCCTGATATCCATCCATGGGATAAAAGAAATTTGGTactaaaagacaacaacaacaacaacaacaacaacaaaaacttttTTCTGTGTCTTTCAGAGTTATCCAGTAATCCCTCTCTGGCCTCCATACTCATCCCTGCCCACGCCCGCAACCAGGCTGCTGCCTCCACCCCAACTAATGCCTCTGCCACCACAGGTTAGAACCACGGTTAAAATGGTCACTATGTTACATTTTATAGTTCTGTAGAATATGATTCATGCTACAAGTGAATGTGTTTAAAATTGTTTGTAATAATTGTCCCATCTCCTTAAAAAAGTGATGTAGAAATTTACAACACATGATGATATCCTCTTCCTGTCCATAGATGGCAGCAGCACAGAGCGAGGTCCCAGCACCACTACCGCCTCTGCCTCAGCCTCCAACTCCACCTCTTGAGCCCGCAGTCCACCCCACACACCCGCCCCGGTCTCAGCCCCAGCCCACGGCCTCTCCATTGCCCCGGCCAGGGGTCGAGCTCCGCTCCGCTCAGCGCTGCTCTGCTCTGCCCCGCTCTCCTCCCTGACAGCAGCGGAGCGATGCTGACGCAGTACGGGTTCAACAGCTAGCCAACAGCCCCCCACAACCACCCCCTTACCCCACGCCACAACCACAAACAAAGCGCCTCCGATCTGTCTCTTttacacccccccccctccccacgaCTGGCCCCTGTTTCACCCAGCTGTTTGAACTCTACTCCATCTCTCCGCGCCTTCTCGATGGGGAAGCAAAGCGCAGGGCCAGAGGTGTCGTCGACTGTACTATTGATCAAAGTACACTGTACATGTATACACAATGCTAGCCTGCTAATGTTTGTAAGAGGACAATCTGTAGAAAAAGTCCTAAAGCTGTTCCCCTTgaccctctcttcctcccatcTCCTCCATTTTTCTGCCACCTCATCCTTCGACCTCTGACCCCTGCGCCCCCCTGGCCAACCCCCACTCTCCCAGTCTTCCCCCTTCCCTCCTTCAGTTCCTCCTGTAGTGCATGGCCTGAGTATGGTTAGGATCACCCGGGGGTCACCCCACCCTCTCACCTCCACTTCTGCAGACAAGGCATGAGGCTCACGCACGggtatacacacatacagactcataaacacacaccacagaacacacatagacacacacacagacacacacacacacacctggatgCATGATGACCCTGATGTATGTGGAAAGAAGAAGCAGTCCCACCTGTGATTGGGGGGTACATTTTGGAcggattgttttttttctttgcctgGGGTTGGTTTTAAATGGTTAGCAGCTGTTTTACTCGACCTTGTTTTAAAGTTTAGTTTTGTACTCCCAGGCAGATGacgtttgtttttttgattttggaTTGCCATGTACGATGGATGTGACATGTATCTGGTCCTGTGTGCTTGtataatatatacatacaatacaaaacaaacatgcattcaTACACAGTTTATATATTACTTTTCCTTATGTATAAAAagtatatatagatatatgtaTATTAACTACAATGGTTCAGAAATCATTTATGGTGAGCTCATATCTGGCAGAGCAGCGGCAATATTTGCTGCTGCCTAAAGACAATAGATTTAGAGAAGGTGGTGTTCTGTTTCTTTTCGCTGGAGTGTGTTAAGATTCCAGCACTCACTTCTCTGCTCTCCTGTGTCGTCTGTATTAAGGCCGTAGATGGATCTAGGGCATTGCCCTATTCCACGTCTTTGTACCGACTCTGTCTGtagcagtgtttctgtgacagtgCAGCGTCCAGACAAACATCTTCCccatctctcgctctctctctttcttttctctctttctgtctccgtGAAGATTTTTTCTTACACTTTATCCTTTCCTCGACCTCCTTGAGAAGTTTTTAGGCGGTGGTCCTCTGCTTGCCGTTTGACTCTCTCTCATGTTTTTGTGACCACTGACTGAAGTGTTAGCCTATAGCATCCTTCTTCCTCCACCTGCCGCACATAGAGCCACT is from Notolabrus celidotus isolate fNotCel1 chromosome 10, fNotCel1.pri, whole genome shotgun sequence and encodes:
- the gsk3ba gene encoding glycogen synthase kinase-3 beta isoform X2 encodes the protein MSGRPRTTSFAESCKPVPQPSAFGSMKVSRDKDGSKVTTVVATPGQGPDRPQEVSYTDTKVIGNGSFGVVYQAKLCDSGELVAIKKVLQDKRFKNRELQIMRKLDHCNIVRLRYFFYSSGDKKDEVYLNLVLDYVPETVYRVARHYSRAKQTLPMVYVKLYMYQLFRSLAYIHSFGICHRDIKPQNLLLDPETAVLKLCDFGSAKQLVRGEPNVSYICSRYYRAPELIFGATDYTSSIDVWSAGCVLAELLLGQPIFPGDSGVDQLVEIIKVLGTPTREQIREMNPNYTEFKFPQIKAHPWTKVFRPRTPPEAIALCSRLLEYTPTARLTPLEACAHSFFDELRDPNVKLPNGREKPSLFNFTTQELSSNPSLASILIPAHARNQAAASTPTNASATTDGSSTERGPSTTTASASASNSTS
- the gsk3ba gene encoding glycogen synthase kinase-3 beta isoform X1 — encoded protein: MSGRPRTTSFAESCKPVPQPSAFGSMKVSRDKDGSKVTTVVATPGQGPDRPQEVSYTDTKVIGNGSFGVVYQAKLCDSGELVAIKKVLQDKRFKNRELQIMRKLDHCNIVRLRYFFYSSGDKKDEVYLNLVLDYVPETVYRVARHYSRAKQTLPMVYVKLYMYQLFRSLAYIHSFGICHRDIKPQNLLLDPETAVLKLCDFGSAKQLVRGEPNVSYICSRYYRAPELIFGATDYTSSIDVWSAGCVLAELLLGQPIFPGDSGVDQLVEIIKVLGTPTREQIREMNPNYTEFKFPQIKAHPWTKVSQQVFRPRTPPEAIALCSRLLEYTPTARLTPLEACAHSFFDELRDPNVKLPNGREKPSLFNFTTQELSSNPSLASILIPAHARNQAAASTPTNASATTDGSSTERGPSTTTASASASNSTS